CGTGCTAGGAGGGGCGATGGGTGATTGGCGGCGATACTATCCGGGTCTGCTGCGTGTTCGGAGATCAGGTGACGGTTCGGTATATCGGCATTTATACCCCCGAAACCCATCATCCCATGAAAGGGGTTGAACACTACGGCGAGGAGGCATCGGATGCCAACCGCAAACTGGTGGATGGCAAAACGGTCAGCCTTGAATTTGACGTGGAGCAACGGGACCGCTACGGGCGACTACTGGCTTATGTCTTTCTGAAAGATGGCACTTTTGTGAACGCTTGGCTGGTGGAGTATGGATTCGCGCAGGTGATGACCGTGCCTCCGAATGTAAAGCACCAAGACCTGTTCCTCAAACTCCAGCGGAAGGCGAGGGAGGCTGGACGGGGGCTGTGGAGGTGACGTATGAGATAGACTGCCGGAAAGCGCGGTCCTTTTGCAGCCCACGTAATAGTTATGTGT
This genomic window from Candidatus Methylomirabilota bacterium contains:
- a CDS encoding thermonuclease family protein, with the translated sequence MIGGDTIRVCCVFGDQVTVRYIGIYTPETHHPMKGVEHYGEEASDANRKLVDGKTVSLEFDVEQRDRYGRLLAYVFLKDGTFVNAWLVEYGFAQVMTVPPNVKHQDLFLKLQRKAREAGRGLWR